The proteins below come from a single Saccharopolyspora sp. SCSIO 74807 genomic window:
- a CDS encoding GntR family transcriptional regulator, with protein MSLDVPALGGVDRQTLREQSLHKLREAISSGQLEPGRRLIETELSEALSVSRGTLREALRHLVQEGLVVADERGKLLVRALTKAEVRDIFAVRAALEVLAVELLCGAPERDEIISTLRAAVDRLRDEQQGMAELVENDLAFHRLLCELTGNAALVQSWQNISGLTRATIVRSGPELAVRNMAWQRHTPIVDAIEAGEAARAREVVREHMSETTERIVAVLGD; from the coding sequence GTGTCCCTGGATGTCCCGGCGCTGGGCGGCGTCGACCGGCAGACGTTGCGCGAGCAGTCCCTGCACAAGCTGCGGGAAGCGATCAGCAGCGGGCAGCTCGAACCAGGGCGGCGGCTGATCGAGACCGAGCTCAGCGAAGCGCTCTCGGTCTCTCGCGGAACCTTGCGCGAAGCACTCCGGCACCTGGTGCAGGAAGGGCTCGTCGTCGCCGACGAACGCGGCAAGCTGCTGGTGCGCGCGCTGACGAAAGCCGAAGTGCGCGACATCTTCGCGGTACGTGCGGCGCTGGAAGTCCTCGCAGTGGAGCTGCTATGCGGCGCGCCGGAGCGGGACGAGATCATCAGCACGCTGCGCGCGGCCGTGGACCGGCTCCGCGACGAGCAGCAGGGCATGGCGGAACTGGTGGAGAACGACCTGGCGTTCCACCGGCTGCTGTGCGAACTGACCGGCAACGCCGCGCTCGTGCAGTCCTGGCAGAACATCTCCGGGCTGACCCGCGCGACCATCGTGCGTTCCGGCCCGGAGCTGGCGGTGCGCAACATGGCCTGGCAGCGGCACACCCCGATCGTCGACGCGATCGAGGCGGGCGAAGCCGCGCGGGCGCGCGAGGTGGTGCGCGAGCACATGAGCGAAACCACCGAGCGGATCGTCGCCGTGCTCGGCGACTAG
- a CDS encoding helix-turn-helix domain-containing protein, whose amino-acid sequence MPDFAAEEDRNFSTDQDLLVFGQRLRHLRRAAGLTLVELGERVGRAPSQLSLLENGHREPKLSLLRSLADALGSSVDELLSKKAPNRRAELEIAVEQAQLDPTYQRLDVPPLKVGKRVPTEALEHVLALYDELKRRETKQVATPEEARKANASLRQMMREHGNYFPEIEKAASGVLDRVGYHGGALSEGVIQSIATHMGYGLRFVADLPRSVRSITDLRHNRIFLRRESLGMHSPRTILLQTLGHLTLGHEQPRDFADFLRQRVEANYFAAAVLVPERAAVSFLQQAKADRDLAVEDLRDVFSVSYEMAAHRFTNLATQYLDLVCHFVRNDETGIIYKAYENDGLVFPTDPAGAIEGQRMCRHWAGRMVFASPDRYSTYYQYTDKPGATHWCVAHVDPNRGRDFAITLGVPYTESRWFRGRETTNHSKSGCPNGECCQRPPTELANRWQGMVWPSARAHSHVLSALPSDTFPGVDEADVYAFLESH is encoded by the coding sequence ATGCCCGACTTCGCCGCCGAAGAAGACCGTAATTTTTCTACCGACCAAGACCTCCTGGTCTTCGGTCAGCGGCTGCGGCACCTGCGCCGCGCTGCCGGTCTCACCCTCGTTGAGCTGGGCGAACGCGTGGGGCGCGCGCCCTCGCAGCTCTCCCTGCTGGAGAACGGACACCGCGAGCCGAAGCTGTCGCTGCTGCGCTCGCTGGCCGACGCGCTGGGCAGCTCGGTGGACGAGCTGCTGTCGAAAAAAGCGCCGAACCGGCGGGCGGAGCTGGAGATCGCCGTCGAGCAGGCGCAGCTCGACCCGACCTACCAGCGGCTGGACGTGCCGCCGCTGAAGGTGGGCAAGCGGGTGCCCACCGAGGCCCTCGAACACGTGCTGGCGCTCTACGACGAGCTGAAGCGGCGGGAGACCAAGCAGGTCGCCACTCCCGAGGAGGCCCGCAAGGCGAACGCCTCGCTGCGGCAGATGATGCGCGAGCACGGCAACTACTTCCCGGAGATCGAGAAGGCCGCGTCCGGAGTCCTGGACCGGGTCGGCTACCACGGCGGCGCGCTGTCCGAAGGGGTCATCCAGTCCATCGCCACGCACATGGGCTATGGCCTGCGGTTCGTCGCCGACCTGCCGCGCTCGGTCCGCTCCATCACGGACCTGCGGCACAACCGGATCTTCCTGCGGCGGGAATCACTGGGGATGCACAGTCCGCGCACGATCCTGCTGCAGACGCTCGGCCACCTCACCCTCGGGCACGAGCAGCCGCGGGACTTCGCCGACTTCCTGCGCCAGCGGGTGGAAGCGAACTACTTCGCGGCCGCGGTGCTGGTGCCGGAACGGGCCGCGGTCAGCTTCCTCCAGCAGGCCAAGGCGGACCGCGACCTGGCGGTGGAGGACCTGCGGGACGTGTTCTCGGTGTCCTACGAGATGGCCGCGCACCGGTTCACCAACCTTGCCACGCAGTACCTGGACCTGGTGTGCCACTTCGTGCGCAACGACGAGACGGGCATCATCTACAAGGCGTACGAGAACGACGGGCTGGTCTTCCCCACCGACCCGGCGGGCGCCATCGAAGGGCAGCGGATGTGCCGGCACTGGGCGGGCCGGATGGTGTTCGCCTCGCCGGACCGCTATTCGACCTACTACCAGTACACGGACAAACCAGGTGCCACGCACTGGTGCGTCGCGCACGTCGACCCGAACCGCGGGCGGGATTTCGCGATCACGCTGGGCGTGCCGTACACCGAGTCGCGCTGGTTCCGGGGGCGGGAGACGACGAACCACTCGAAGTCCGGCTGCCCGAACGGCGAATGCTGCCAGCGGCCACCGACCGAACTCGCCAACCGGTGGCAGGGCATGGTGTGGCCGTCCGCGCGGGCGCACTCGCACGTGCTCTCCGCGCTGCCGTCGGACACCTTCCCCGGCGTGGACGAAGCCGACGTGTACGCGTTCCTGGAATCGCACTAG
- a CDS encoding sugar phosphate isomerase/epimerase, protein MVLRGDPEPSCLPELGCSTISFRHRRLTEALTTIRELGFDGIDLGGLPGVCEHIPHPLGEDTAGIVRAVEESGLRTWAINVDPGPLNDPALSEHDLLESGRRLVRLAARLNAAMIVPCGAQTRTPFVAEDADLDRLARGLRALGELAASNGVRLLVEGLHHFRFCHTAERAIALLERVPAEAAGLVYDVSHVVAGGIDEVALARELATRVEHVHYRDAAPGEINLSIGRGRADFAGVIAALAENPGNRRHVLELETHDVAETDRPAAAAAARDDVRALLAG, encoded by the coding sequence ATGGTGCTGCGCGGGGATCCGGAGCCGAGCTGCCTGCCCGAACTGGGCTGCTCGACGATCTCGTTCCGCCACCGCCGGCTGACCGAGGCGCTGACGACGATCCGCGAGCTCGGTTTCGACGGAATCGACCTCGGTGGACTCCCCGGAGTCTGCGAGCACATCCCGCACCCGTTGGGCGAGGACACCGCAGGCATCGTGCGCGCAGTCGAGGAATCGGGCTTGCGCACCTGGGCGATCAACGTCGACCCGGGGCCGCTGAACGATCCCGCGCTGTCCGAGCACGACCTGCTCGAATCCGGGCGGCGGTTGGTGCGGCTGGCCGCTCGCCTGAACGCCGCCATGATCGTGCCCTGCGGAGCGCAGACCCGGACGCCGTTCGTGGCCGAAGACGCCGATCTGGACCGGCTCGCGCGCGGCCTGCGCGCACTCGGCGAGCTCGCCGCGAGCAACGGGGTGCGGTTGCTGGTGGAGGGCCTGCACCACTTCCGGTTCTGCCACACCGCCGAGCGCGCGATCGCGCTGCTGGAGCGGGTTCCTGCCGAAGCGGCCGGGCTCGTTTACGACGTCAGCCACGTCGTCGCGGGTGGCATCGACGAGGTGGCGCTGGCGCGGGAACTCGCTACCCGCGTCGAGCACGTGCACTACCGGGACGCCGCGCCCGGCGAGATCAACCTCAGCATCGGCCGCGGCCGCGCGGACTTCGCCGGAGTGATCGCGGCGCTGGCCGAGAACCCCGGCAACCGCCGCCACGTGCTCGAACTCGAAACCCACGACGTGGCCGAAACCGACCGTCCCGCCGCGGCCGCCGCCGCTCGCGACGACGTCCGCGCACTGCTGGCCGGCTGA
- a CDS encoding methyltransferase encodes MAPEPVDIWAMADLVKPFAVRTVATLRVADIVRDRPVALEEIAKRSEAQADPLGRLLRYLVQHGMFTEPEPDVFGPNAASRELESDSPSGTREWLDLDGAVGRADLAFVELIEQVRGHHPAYRAAFGRSFWEDLAHSAQLSDSFDDLMETKSSTLAPVVADELDWDRFGRVADIGGGKGVLIDAILQRYPDVRGMVVDLAGPALNADEYLRSRGLRDRVEVVTGSFFDPLPDSADAYVLSDVLGDWDDEDAIRILARCAEAAGADGSVLIIELLPGAPEAFTEMDLRMMIYVGGRMRDLDRTDRIASAAGLFVAAVTRVSGGYGIIECLPDR; translated from the coding sequence ATGGCCCCGGAGCCGGTGGACATCTGGGCAATGGCAGACCTGGTGAAGCCGTTCGCCGTGCGAACGGTCGCGACGTTGCGCGTGGCCGACATCGTCCGGGACCGGCCGGTCGCGCTGGAGGAGATCGCCAAGAGGAGCGAGGCGCAGGCCGACCCGCTCGGCAGGCTGTTGCGGTACCTGGTGCAGCACGGCATGTTCACCGAACCGGAACCCGACGTGTTCGGTCCGAACGCCGCTTCGCGCGAGCTGGAGAGCGACTCGCCGAGCGGCACCAGGGAGTGGCTCGATCTGGACGGCGCGGTCGGACGCGCGGATCTGGCCTTCGTGGAGCTGATCGAGCAGGTGCGCGGGCACCACCCGGCGTACCGGGCTGCGTTCGGCCGCTCGTTCTGGGAAGACCTCGCGCACAGCGCGCAACTGTCGGACTCCTTCGACGACCTGATGGAGACGAAGTCGAGCACCCTCGCTCCGGTGGTGGCCGACGAACTGGACTGGGACCGGTTCGGCCGGGTCGCCGACATCGGCGGCGGCAAGGGCGTGCTGATCGACGCGATCCTGCAGCGGTACCCGGACGTTCGCGGCATGGTCGTCGACCTGGCCGGACCGGCCCTCAACGCCGACGAGTACCTGCGTTCGCGCGGTCTGCGGGACCGCGTCGAAGTGGTCACCGGGAGCTTCTTCGACCCGCTGCCGGACTCGGCGGACGCCTACGTGCTGAGCGACGTCCTCGGCGACTGGGACGACGAGGACGCGATCCGCATACTCGCCCGCTGCGCGGAGGCCGCGGGCGCGGACGGCAGCGTGCTGATCATCGAGCTGCTGCCCGGCGCCCCGGAAGCGTTCACCGAGATGGACCTGCGGATGATGATCTACGTGGGCGGCCGGATGCGGGATCTGGACCGGACCGACCGGATCGCCTCGGCCGCCGGGCTGTTCGTCGCGGCGGTCACCCGCGTGTCGGGGGGTTACGGCATCATCGAATGTCTGCCCGACCGGTGA
- a CDS encoding MOSC domain-containing protein — MGYVRSVNVAVLRTGEWTGRMGRTGIDKRPVDDPVEFTPSGVRGDQVIDTKHHGAWYQAAYAFDTEDLGFWSAELGRELVPGNAGENLSLLGCESSFAVIGERWRIGAAVLRVTGPRNPCRVFAGFWQHKGLVKRFAEIGRPGAYLAVEESGDIRAGDEVRMLSKPGHAVTVADVFALAMGDRDRREQVAPAAQDLPPKWRRQLRLEELTGRADIR, encoded by the coding sequence GTGGGTTATGTGCGGTCGGTGAACGTGGCGGTGCTGCGTACCGGTGAGTGGACCGGGCGGATGGGGCGAACAGGGATCGACAAGCGTCCGGTGGACGATCCGGTCGAGTTCACCCCGAGCGGAGTGCGCGGTGATCAGGTGATCGACACCAAGCACCACGGAGCCTGGTACCAGGCGGCCTATGCCTTCGACACCGAGGATCTGGGGTTCTGGTCCGCGGAGCTGGGCCGGGAGCTGGTGCCGGGCAACGCGGGGGAGAACCTGAGCCTTCTCGGCTGCGAGAGCAGTTTCGCGGTGATCGGCGAGCGCTGGCGCATCGGCGCCGCCGTGCTGCGGGTGACCGGACCGCGCAACCCGTGCCGGGTCTTCGCCGGCTTCTGGCAGCACAAGGGCCTGGTGAAGCGGTTCGCCGAAATCGGCAGGCCGGGGGCTTACCTCGCGGTGGAGGAATCCGGCGACATCCGCGCCGGGGACGAGGTCCGGATGCTGAGCAAGCCCGGCCACGCGGTCACGGTGGCGGACGTTTTCGCGCTCGCCATGGGGGACCGGGATCGCCGCGAGCAGGTGGCGCCCGCGGCGCAGGACCTGCCGCCGAAGTGGCGTCGTCAGCTGCGGCTAGAAGAGCTCACCGGTCGGGCAGACATTCGATGA
- the aceA gene encoding isocitrate lyase produces the protein MSLQPGTRQQAIKAAEELQREWDNDPRWKGIERTHTAADVVRLRGSVQEEHTLARLGSERLWNLLNDNDYINSLGALTGNQAVQQVRAGLKAIYLSGWQVAADANLAGETYPDQSLYPANSVPQVVRRINNALKRADQISWSEALDPEAEETESEPTNWLAPIVADAEAGFGGVLNAYELMKGMISAGAAGVHWEDQLASEKKCGHLGGKVLIPTSQHVKTLNAARLAADVAGTPSLVIARTDAQAATLLTSDVDERDEPFLTGERTSEGFFKVRNGIEPCISRGLAYAPHADLIWMETSKPDLEVAKQFAEAIKAKYPDQMLAYNCSPSFNWRKNLDDSTIAKFQRELGHMGYKFQFITLAGFHALNHSMFDLAKGYAADGMTSYVDLQEREFAAEAQGYTATRHQREAGTGYFDLISTAVNPDSSTTALAGSTETAQF, from the coding sequence ATGAGCCTCCAGCCTGGAACCCGCCAGCAGGCGATCAAGGCCGCCGAGGAACTCCAGCGGGAGTGGGACAACGACCCCCGCTGGAAGGGCATCGAGCGCACTCATACCGCCGCGGACGTCGTCCGCCTGCGCGGTTCCGTGCAGGAGGAGCACACCCTGGCCCGGCTCGGCTCCGAGCGGCTGTGGAACCTGCTCAACGACAACGACTACATCAACTCGCTGGGCGCGCTGACCGGCAACCAGGCGGTCCAGCAGGTCCGCGCCGGGCTCAAGGCCATCTACCTGTCCGGCTGGCAGGTCGCCGCGGACGCCAACCTGGCCGGTGAGACCTACCCGGACCAGAGCCTCTACCCGGCGAACTCGGTCCCGCAGGTGGTCCGCCGGATCAACAACGCCCTCAAGCGCGCCGACCAGATCAGCTGGTCCGAGGCGCTGGACCCGGAGGCCGAGGAGACCGAGTCGGAGCCGACGAACTGGCTGGCGCCGATCGTCGCCGACGCCGAGGCCGGTTTCGGCGGCGTGCTCAACGCCTACGAGCTGATGAAGGGCATGATCTCCGCGGGTGCCGCGGGTGTGCACTGGGAGGACCAGCTGGCCTCCGAGAAGAAGTGCGGCCACCTGGGCGGCAAGGTGCTCATCCCCACCAGCCAGCACGTCAAGACGCTGAACGCGGCGCGCCTGGCCGCGGACGTGGCCGGCACCCCCTCGCTGGTCATCGCCCGCACCGACGCGCAGGCCGCGACGCTGCTGACCAGCGACGTGGACGAGCGCGACGAGCCGTTCCTGACCGGTGAGCGCACCTCGGAGGGCTTCTTCAAGGTCCGCAACGGCATCGAGCCCTGCATCAGCCGCGGCCTGGCCTACGCGCCGCACGCGGACCTGATCTGGATGGAGACCTCGAAGCCGGACCTGGAGGTCGCCAAGCAGTTCGCCGAGGCGATCAAGGCCAAGTACCCGGACCAGATGCTGGCCTACAACTGCTCGCCGTCGTTCAACTGGCGCAAGAACCTGGACGACAGCACCATCGCCAAGTTCCAGCGCGAACTCGGCCACATGGGCTACAAGTTCCAGTTCATCACGCTGGCCGGGTTCCACGCGCTGAACCACAGCATGTTCGACCTGGCCAAGGGCTACGCCGCCGACGGCATGACCTCGTACGTGGACCTGCAGGAGCGGGAGTTCGCCGCGGAGGCGCAGGGCTACACCGCCACGCGCCACCAGCGCGAGGCGGGCACCGGCTACTTCGACCTGATCAGCACCGCGGTGAACCCGGACTCGTCCACCACCGCGCTGGCCGGCTCGACCGAGACCGCCCAGTTCTGA
- a CDS encoding LysR family transcriptional regulator produces MERREVEYFLAVAENGSFTAAARALRIAQPSLSAAIGQLENRLGGKLFHRLPHGVRLTQAGEALLEPARQVVRDLSTARDSVRQVLGLTAGRLDIVAQTTLAVDPLAGLLGEFLHHHPKVDVRVLDPELGAAVTSSVRAGECELGMVDTTSDPDDLEGLRLPGREVYAVLPPGGHDRKRIGLSELAALDFVATPPGTATRAVIEDVVAARDARPRVAVETAHQAMIVPLVLAGAGATLLPESMAAGAAREGATVLPLRPKVVRGGRLFWRPGPLAPAAARFVELASGLARRSRTE; encoded by the coding sequence GTGGAACGCCGCGAGGTGGAGTACTTCCTGGCCGTGGCCGAGAACGGCAGCTTCACGGCCGCGGCCAGAGCGTTGCGGATCGCCCAGCCGTCGCTGTCGGCCGCGATCGGGCAGTTGGAGAACCGGTTGGGCGGCAAGCTGTTCCACCGCCTCCCGCACGGCGTTCGGCTGACCCAAGCCGGTGAGGCGCTGCTGGAACCGGCACGTCAGGTGGTGCGCGATCTGAGCACCGCGCGCGATTCGGTGCGCCAGGTGCTCGGCCTCACCGCCGGACGCCTGGACATCGTCGCGCAGACGACGCTGGCGGTGGATCCGCTGGCCGGTTTGCTCGGCGAGTTCTTGCACCACCACCCGAAGGTCGATGTCCGGGTGCTCGACCCTGAGTTGGGTGCGGCCGTGACCAGCAGCGTCCGCGCGGGCGAGTGCGAACTGGGGATGGTCGACACGACTTCGGACCCGGATGATCTGGAAGGCTTGCGGCTGCCGGGCCGGGAGGTCTACGCGGTGCTGCCGCCCGGTGGGCACGATCGCAAGCGGATCGGGCTTTCGGAGCTTGCGGCGTTGGATTTCGTCGCGACTCCGCCGGGCACTGCGACCCGCGCGGTCATCGAAGACGTCGTCGCCGCTCGTGATGCGCGTCCGCGGGTGGCGGTGGAGACCGCGCACCAGGCGATGATCGTGCCGCTGGTACTGGCCGGAGCGGGCGCCACGCTGTTGCCCGAATCGATGGCCGCGGGGGCGGCCCGCGAGGGCGCGACCGTGCTGCCGCTGCGCCCGAAGGTCGTCCGCGGCGGCCGGTTGTTCTGGCGGCCCGGCCCGCTGGCGCCGGCTGCTGCCCGCTTCGTCGAACTCGCCTCCGGACTCGCTCGAAGAAGTCGCACTGAGTAG
- a CDS encoding Uma2 family endonuclease yields the protein MRIEAGVGRPFSVHDLEGLPEDGRRYELIDGELLASAVPGWPHQGAVVELASQLHIACTSPYRVLAAPFAVRPDPFTELRPDILVARHDDLTLRNLPSAPVVAVEVVSPSSRIKDESLKKAVYARLGTRFFWLVDPDLEQPTITAWELVGGSRYQRIARVRDDEVFESTEPFAVKLAPADLVAGLRP from the coding sequence ATGCGGATCGAGGCAGGAGTGGGGCGTCCGTTCAGCGTGCACGACCTGGAGGGACTGCCCGAGGACGGCAGGCGCTACGAGCTGATCGACGGTGAGCTGCTGGCGAGCGCGGTGCCGGGATGGCCGCACCAGGGCGCGGTGGTCGAACTGGCCTCGCAGCTGCACATCGCGTGCACGTCGCCGTACCGGGTGCTCGCCGCGCCGTTCGCGGTGCGACCGGACCCGTTCACCGAGCTGCGACCGGACATCCTGGTGGCGCGGCACGACGACCTGACGTTGCGGAACCTGCCGTCCGCGCCGGTGGTCGCGGTGGAGGTGGTGTCGCCGAGCAGCCGGATCAAGGACGAGAGCTTGAAGAAGGCCGTCTACGCGCGGCTGGGCACGCGGTTCTTCTGGCTCGTCGACCCCGATCTGGAGCAGCCGACGATCACCGCGTGGGAGTTGGTGGGTGGTTCGCGGTATCAGCGGATCGCGCGGGTTCGTGACGACGAGGTCTTCGAGAGCACCGAGCCGTTCGCGGTCAAGCTCGCCCCGGCGGATCTCGTGGCGGGACTGCGCCCGTGA
- a CDS encoding SDR family NAD(P)-dependent oxidoreductase gives MSETARTAVITGAGSERGIGRETARQLAAAGFDIAVLDVDGDAAERTAGVVAEEHGVRALGVRADVTDESSVDSAVSAVESADLPPIATLVNNAGITRPTRFLDIEQDEWELVFRVNVTGTYLVTRRVLPGMVERGYGRIVNVSSVSAQRGGGVFGGSHYSAAKAAVLGLTRALAREVGPNGVVVNAVAPGLVDTDITGGLLSGERKEELISGVPVGRNGRTTDVASTITFLAGESVGYITGATFDINGGSHIN, from the coding sequence ATGTCCGAAACCGCACGTACCGCAGTCATCACCGGAGCCGGATCCGAGCGCGGCATCGGGCGGGAGACCGCCCGGCAGCTGGCCGCGGCCGGTTTCGACATCGCGGTGCTGGACGTCGACGGCGACGCCGCCGAGCGCACCGCGGGTGTCGTCGCCGAGGAGCACGGGGTCCGCGCACTCGGCGTGCGCGCCGACGTCACCGACGAGTCCTCGGTGGACTCCGCGGTCTCCGCCGTCGAATCCGCCGATCTGCCGCCGATCGCGACGCTGGTCAACAACGCGGGAATCACCCGCCCGACCCGCTTCCTGGACATCGAGCAGGACGAGTGGGAGCTGGTGTTCCGGGTCAACGTCACCGGGACGTACCTGGTCACGCGGCGGGTGCTGCCCGGGATGGTCGAGCGCGGCTACGGGCGCATCGTCAACGTCTCCTCGGTCAGCGCGCAACGCGGCGGCGGGGTGTTCGGCGGGTCGCACTACTCGGCGGCCAAGGCGGCCGTGCTCGGGCTGACCAGGGCGCTGGCGCGGGAGGTCGGACCGAACGGAGTGGTGGTCAACGCGGTCGCCCCGGGCCTGGTGGACACCGACATCACCGGCGGACTGCTCAGCGGTGAACGCAAGGAAGAACTGATCTCCGGAGTCCCGGTGGGGCGCAACGGCCGGACCACCGACGTGGCGAGCACGATCACCTTCCTCGCCGGCGAATCCGTCGGCTACATCACCGGCGCCACCTTCGACATCAACGGCGGCTCGCACATCAACTGA
- a CDS encoding nitronate monooxygenase gives MIEQRTVPVIAAPMAGGISTPELAATVSGMGGFGFLAAGYLTEEALNGQIARARELTAEPFGVNLFVPGHRRNIELAAYRSRVQAQAQHYGVEPGTAHWDDDLYQAKVELVIAQRMPVVSFTFGCPESSTVERLHSVGAEVVATVTTPSEARQAAESGVDLLCVQGSEAGGHRAVFDDDEATRAGGELIGLLGALRLISAEVELPLIAAGGIVTGADVAAVLASGAVAAQLGTAFMITDEAGTAAAQRAEIAEGTRATEFTRAFSGRPARGLVNRFMRENGPHAPAAYPQLHHLTKPVRAAAGKAGDPEAMSLWAGQTYSQAAARPAAELVQDLVDGARRAFDSGRGKLP, from the coding sequence ATGATCGAGCAGCGGACGGTGCCGGTGATCGCGGCGCCGATGGCGGGCGGGATCAGCACCCCGGAGCTGGCCGCGACGGTCAGCGGCATGGGCGGGTTCGGCTTCCTGGCCGCGGGCTACCTCACCGAAGAGGCGCTGAACGGGCAGATCGCCAGAGCGCGCGAGCTGACCGCGGAACCGTTCGGGGTGAACCTGTTCGTTCCCGGCCATCGGCGCAACATCGAGCTGGCGGCCTACCGCAGCCGCGTCCAAGCCCAGGCGCAGCACTACGGCGTCGAACCGGGGACAGCGCACTGGGACGACGACCTGTACCAGGCCAAGGTGGAACTGGTGATCGCCCAGCGGATGCCGGTGGTGTCGTTCACCTTCGGCTGCCCGGAATCGTCCACTGTGGAGCGGTTGCACTCGGTGGGGGCGGAAGTGGTCGCCACCGTGACCACGCCCTCGGAAGCGCGGCAGGCTGCGGAATCCGGGGTCGACCTGCTCTGCGTGCAAGGTTCCGAAGCCGGCGGTCACCGGGCGGTCTTCGACGACGATGAGGCGACGCGGGCCGGTGGTGAGTTGATCGGCCTGCTGGGCGCGCTGCGGTTGATCTCGGCAGAGGTCGAGCTGCCGCTGATCGCCGCGGGCGGGATCGTCACCGGTGCCGACGTGGCCGCGGTGCTCGCGTCCGGTGCGGTCGCGGCGCAGCTGGGCACGGCCTTCATGATCACGGATGAGGCGGGTACCGCGGCGGCCCAGCGTGCGGAGATCGCCGAGGGAACCCGGGCCACGGAGTTCACCAGAGCGTTCAGCGGACGTCCCGCGCGCGGGCTGGTGAACCGCTTCATGCGGGAGAACGGCCCGCACGCGCCCGCCGCCTACCCGCAACTGCACCACCTCACCAAGCCGGTGCGGGCAGCGGCCGGGAAAGCCGGAGACCCGGAAGCCATGTCGCTGTGGGCGGGGCAGACCTACTCGCAGGCCGCTGCTCGGCCCGCCGCGGAACTGGTCCAGGATCTCGTGGACGGTGCGCGGCGAGCGTTCGACTCCGGACGCGGCAAGCTGCCCTGA
- a CDS encoding Uma2 family endonuclease yields the protein MALMADMTGPHVFEQVEERPLTVDDLETMPDDGRRYELLDGSLLVTPAPGYRHQRVVLLLGMLLEEKCPEGFSVLPAPFALRTSSTSELQPDVLVAPDEDFTETHLPVPPTLVVEVLSRSTALHDRNSKKALYEELGVECYWVIDPAIPSVEVHELDDEGHYQQIAEVKGSDAFEAERPFPVRVVPAELSKRRGDE from the coding sequence ATGGCTCTTATGGCTGACATGACCGGTCCGCACGTGTTCGAGCAGGTCGAAGAGCGCCCCCTCACCGTGGACGACTTGGAGACGATGCCCGATGACGGTCGCCGGTACGAATTGCTCGACGGGAGCTTGCTCGTGACCCCGGCGCCGGGGTACCGGCACCAAAGGGTCGTTCTGCTGCTCGGGATGCTGCTCGAAGAAAAGTGCCCGGAGGGATTCTCAGTTCTCCCGGCACCGTTCGCGCTGCGGACGTCCAGTACCAGTGAGCTGCAACCGGACGTGCTGGTCGCCCCTGACGAGGACTTCACCGAGACGCACCTGCCGGTGCCGCCGACGCTGGTGGTCGAGGTCCTTTCCCGCAGCACCGCGCTGCACGACCGGAACTCGAAGAAGGCGCTGTACGAGGAACTGGGCGTCGAGTGCTACTGGGTCATCGACCCGGCCATCCCCAGCGTGGAAGTGCACGAGCTGGACGATGAAGGCCACTATCAGCAGATCGCCGAGGTCAAGGGCTCGGACGCATTCGAAGCGGAGCGGCCGTTCCCCGTCCGCGTGGTGCCCGCCGAGCTGAGCAAGCGGCGGGGCGATGAATGA